AAACGGAGCCGGGACGCGCGGTGTTTGTCATTCAGCGCACAGAAGCACCACGTGGCGGCGTTGGTGGAGCAGTGAATACTCGAGTTCATTTTATCTTCGTGGAGACCGCGTTACTGAGCGAAGATGGCGGAAGCATTCGCGCATGcgtccctgccgccgcgtcgcctgctggcCGCCTGCGGTTTCGCCGCGATGGCCTTCGCAACCCCTTTGCTGGCGTATGGAACTGAAGGTGACAGAGCACCGCAGAGGAGCCCTGAAGCAGCCACCAGCCCCTCTTTTTCTGAAGGTCGGCTGATGATGCGAAGGGGAGGCgctcgcagcgccgagggcgcaCAGAAGGACGCTGaccctcgcgcggcagcgaagctGCGTCCGGAGGACGCGGTGAACCAGTTGATGGTAGAGCTCCTGGAAGACAACGCAGAGTATCAAGCGCTTCAGCGACGTCGCCACCTGGAGAACATTGTTAAGCGCTATGCGGATGAGGAGTCGGTGCACGTCGAGGACCACGCGCTTTTTCAGAAGGAGCGCCaacgccttcttcgcctcgacAAGAGATGGAACATGTGGGTGACTCTTCTGGGGACGACTCTTCTACTGACGCTGGCCGCCTCAGGTTCCGCACTCTTCCGCGAACACTTTTACGGCGAATGGCAAGACACGCCCGCGGAGCGTCTCCACGAAAAGTTCTTGACTCAACTCCTGTGGGCGACGGCTTTCTTGAGCGCCCTCGTGAGCGTGTTCGCCAACTGGAGACGACAGCGAACCAACAAGAAATTCACCGAGCAGGGCGCACGCCTTGAACGCATGACCTacgaggcaggcgctggcgtcgACCCCCAGCGTGAGCCGCTGCTCGGTCCCACCGCTGAGGACGAGAAGCGACACCAGAGGGAGATGAGGAAACGCGCAGCGACGGAACAGCAGTGATGGCCACGCCCGAAAGCCAGTGCAAAAATAGTTTTACAGTTGCGCTTTTTGTAAAAATGAAGCCTAACCCACAGACCACAGCGAGTGAACGCTCGGGCCAACGCAAAGGACCGCCCAGACCGCTTTACGGTTTCCGGTACGGATCCCAGTCGTGGATTCGTTGCGCCTGAGACGTTGCTGGCGAAGCGCGTGTTTTTTGACGAGTATTCTGTCCCCGTGTCTTGGTCCACACAGTTTGCAGCTGTCACAGTGCTATCAGCTGACGTAGCATTCCGAGACCCCAGTCCTGTCTGTCCCTAGACGCCCTCAGCGGGCGTTTGACTTCTTAGAGAAACTGTATCAATTGTTCGCAACTACGGGGTATGGGCCGCCACTCGCACCGTGGAAATGCGCCACCCCTCATTGGGAACTCAGACACAGAATGCCAAGACATTATACACTTTATTCGCAACCGACTACGCTGCCCGCTGCGTGAGTTGACCAGCCACTCGCCTTT
The Besnoitia besnoiti strain Bb-Ger1 chromosome VIII, whole genome shotgun sequence genome window above contains:
- a CDS encoding hypothetical protein (encoded by transcript BESB_082130), with product MAEAFAHASLPPRRLLAACGFAAMAFATPLLAYGTEGDRAPQRSPEAATSPSFSEGRLMMRRGGARSAEGAQKDADPRAAAKLRPEDAVNQLMVELLEDNAEYQALQRRRHLENIVKRYADEESVHVEDHALFQKERQRLLRLDKRWNMWVTLLGTTLLLTLAASGSALFREHFYGEWQDTPAERLHEKFLTQLLWATAFLSALVSVFANWRRQRTNKKFTEQGARLERMTYEAGAGVDPQREPLLGPTAEDEKRHQREMRKRAATEQQ